A stretch of DNA from Deltaproteobacteria bacterium:
CTTTCTTCGGTAGTATCATCGTGGCCGCTCTGGACAATTTCGGGAAGGCCCTGTTCCCGGAACTGGCCATGTTTACTATCTTCGCTCCGATGGCCATTATTCTGGCCTTGAAACCAACGGGACTTTGGGGTCGGGTTCTATGAGCAACCGCAATATAAAAATTCTTTCGTTTATTACACTCGTCGCCGTCTTTGCCCTTTTACCTTTGGTGCTTTCGACGTATCGCCTGGGCCTGGTCACCAGTGCCTTAATTCTGGCCATGCTGGCCATGTCGGCTAATCTGCTGCTGGGGTACCTCGGTCTGGCCTCGGTTGGGCAGGCAACTTTTTTTGGTGTGGCCGCTTATGCGGTTGCTATATTTACACGCCACTGGGGCGGCGCTTCCTGGTCGGCCATGGGTGTAGGGTTGCTGGCGGCATTGGCGACTGGGTTGGTAGTCGGACCGCTGGCTATCCGTACCCGGGACATATTCTTCCTCGTCATCATGTTGGCGTTTTGCCAGATTTTCTATGGCGTAACCTATCGCTGGCGTTCGGTGACGGGCGGGGACGATGGGTTGCCGGGCCTGGCCAGGCCGGACTTGATCCCGGGCCTCAACCTGAACAGCCCCGTCGC
This window harbors:
- a CDS encoding branched-chain amino acid ABC transporter permease, whose amino-acid sequence is MSNRNIKILSFITLVAVFALLPLVLSTYRLGLVTSALILAMLAMSANLLLGYLGLASVGQATFFGVAAYAVAIFTRHWGGASWSAMGVGLLAALATGLVVGPLAIRTRDIFFLVIMLAFCQIFYGVTYRWRSVTGGDDGLPGLARPDLIPGLNLNSPVAFYGLVVLIFLLVIGAFWLLVNSPLGLALKGIKDSETRMRALGYNVWLYKYLTFLISALIGGISGVLHAYFYGCPNPADFSLIHSSSALLMVILGGPGTLFGPLVGSLIIVFVRDIVSSFTDRWLIFLGLAYVCTVLFFPAGLLVTLRKWRKDAR